In a single window of the Acyrthosiphon pisum isolate AL4f chromosome X, pea_aphid_22Mar2018_4r6ur, whole genome shotgun sequence genome:
- the LOC103308661 gene encoding uncharacterized protein LOC103308661 — MSNQTPLSAEYPLTLQAIDFFEKLRDELLNGPHHQYIRRNRICVGCFKQHVREANRKMSMPLNPYILSRAMIPVTAFIHAVINHPNAERSVCIEVGEILEDVIARRIISVNYLFEE; from the coding sequence ATGAGCAATCAAACACCACTGTCGGCGGAGTACCCACTAACACTGCAGGCAATCGATTTCTTTGAAAAACTTAGAGATGAACTATTAAACGGCCCTCACCACCAATACATAAGACGGAATAGAATTTGTGTAGGATGTTTTAAACAACATGTCAGAGAAGCAAACAGAAAAATGAGTATGCCATTGAACCCATATATATTAAGCAGGGCAATGATACCAGTTACGGCGTTTATACACGCGGTAATAAATCATCCGAACGCGGAGAGATCAGTGTGTATAGAAGTAGGGGAAATACTAGAGGATGTTATTGCTCGACGGATTATTTCGGTTAATTACTTAttcgaagaataa